The genomic segment TTCCATGAAATTAGAACAACATAACATGTTTCATTGTGAGGTTACCTTTAACAAGttaggacaaaaaagaaagaaatttatcttcctcaaactatatttttttctagacaTCGGAACTGGTGTCTCTACCATTCTTTCCCATATCTTCATTGCTTGAGCTTTATACCTCTGTAGTTGCTGCAGCTCTGCACATCCCCCTTGTTCTTGAAAATCGGAACTAGTACACTTTTTCTCCACTCTTCTGGCTTCTTTTCACCTTTAAAGAGTTTGTTGAACAATCTGGTAAGCCATGTCACTGCCAACTCTTCTAGGTTCCTCCACGATTCCGCCGGTATGCCATCTGGACCTTctgccttccacccttcctcctcttcatggcTGTCCTTACTTCCTCCCTGCTGATCCCTCGCACTACTTGATTTACTATTTCCACTTATTTCCAAGCGTCTCTCCCTCACATTTTCTATGTTTATCAATTCAAAATACTCCTTCCAGCTTATTAATACATTCTCCTCCCTTGTCAGTACATTCCCTTCTGCATCCATTATCATTCTAACATTCTCTACAGACCGCCTAGCACGGTCTCTCTGCCTGGCCGATCGGTtaagttttttctttcctttccctactcTTCAACCTCATCTTATGCCTTTTTCTTtgccttatccacctcctcctttgccATTCTCCGCATCTCCTTATACTCCCGATTGCTCTCTTCGTCCCCTCGTGTGTCCAAATTCTTTTTCGTCTGTCTCTTGCTATGCATGCTATCCTTTACTTCCTCATTCCACCACcgtctccttgttctctctcctacGTCCTGATGTCACCAAAAGTACCTTCTTTGTTAATGCTTATATGTAATGTTTGATTATTTCCATGAAATAGATGCAGGCATGAagcgaacactttttttttttttttttttttttttttaataagatcaaagctaatgaatgagagagagagagagagagagagagagagagagagagagagagagagcgagagaggagagagagagaagagagagagagagagagagagagagagacagagagagagagagacagagaaagagagagagagagagagagagagagagagagagagacagagagagagagagacagagagagagagagacagagaaagagagagaagagaaagagacagagagagaagaaagagagagagatgggggggggagagaga from the Penaeus vannamei isolate JL-2024 chromosome 1, ASM4276789v1, whole genome shotgun sequence genome contains:
- the LOC138862685 gene encoding uncharacterized protein, giving the protein MIMDAEGNVLTREENVLISWKEYFELINIENVRERRLEISGNSKSSSARDQQGGSKDSHEEEEGWKAEGPDGIPAESWRNLEELAVTWLTRLFNKLFKGEKKPEEWRKSVLVPIFKNKGDVQSCSNYRDSEA